One genomic region from Candidatus Kaelpia aquatica encodes:
- a CDS encoding CDP-alcohol phosphatidyltransferase family protein: MNIANLISLLRLVILPFFIIVGCSYSDGKEVLRYTALGLLLFSFLTDALDGFIARAKGITTEIGAFLDPLGDKLLINASFLILIFKPEFKEAIGLPFWVVVVVFSRDFFIALGSLILHLE; the protein is encoded by the coding sequence GTGAATATTGCTAATCTCATCAGTCTATTAAGGTTGGTTATACTCCCTTTTTTCATAATAGTAGGCTGTTCTTATTCTGACGGGAAGGAAGTATTAAGATATACAGCTCTAGGGCTGTTGCTATTCTCTTTTCTTACCGATGCTTTAGATGGTTTTATTGCTAGAGCAAAAGGGATAACAACTGAGATTGGAGCTTTTCTTGATCCCCTAGGTGATAAGCTTTTAATCAATGCGTCGTTTCTTATACTTATATTTAAGCCGGAGTTTAAAGAAGCTATAGGTCTTCCTTTCTGGGTGGTTGTAGTGGTATTCTCAAGAGATTTTTTTATAGCACTAGGAAGCCTCATACTACACTTAGAGG
- a CDS encoding glycine zipper domain-containing protein — MLRISLALILSAVLISGCTTTQKGAATGSAIGAGIGAIIGHQSGDTAEGAAIGAAAGGLTGALIGEQMDTLYCPVCGRRLTSGNQYCPYDGSELKPLQK, encoded by the coding sequence ATGTTAAGAATTTCACTCGCATTAATTTTATCGGCAGTTTTAATCTCAGGTTGTACTACAACTCAAAAGGGTGCTGCTACTGGTTCTGCTATAGGAGCCGGTATAGGCGCTATCATAGGGCATCAATCCGGAGATACAGCTGAAGGCGCTGCTATTGGTGCTGCAGCCGGCGGTCTTACCGGAGCTCTTATTGGTGAGCAGATGGATACTCTCTATTGTCCTGTATGCGGTAGAAGACTTACCAGCGGTAATCAATATTGCCCCTACGATGGCAGTGAGTTAAAGCCTCTTCAAAAATAG
- the lepB gene encoding signal peptidase I has translation MVEKKKKHWLREWIESIAIALVVALFIRTFIVEAFKIPSGSMKPTLEIKDRIFVNKMTYKFDDIKAGDIVVFRYPKEPKRYFVKRLVACGNDRVQIKDGNIIINGEILREPDIFKNNYYYNAEEYGPQGRAITVPENQYYVLGDNSAFSKDSRYWGFVPRKNIVGKVFLRFWPLWRVGLVR, from the coding sequence ATGGTTGAAAAGAAAAAGAAACACTGGTTAAGAGAGTGGATAGAATCTATTGCTATAGCTTTGGTCGTAGCTCTTTTTATACGGACTTTTATAGTTGAAGCGTTTAAAATTCCTTCCGGTTCAATGAAGCCCACGTTGGAAATTAAAGACAGGATATTTGTTAACAAGATGACATATAAGTTTGACGATATAAAGGCAGGAGATATTGTGGTGTTCAGGTATCCTAAAGAACCAAAAAGGTATTTTGTAAAAAGACTTGTTGCTTGTGGTAATGATAGAGTCCAGATAAAGGACGGCAACATTATAATAAACGGTGAGATTCTTAGAGAGCCGGATATTTTTAAAAACAATTATTACTACAATGCTGAAGAGTATGGCCCTCAGGGTCGGGCTATCACTGTGCCTGAGAATCAATACTATGTTTTAGGTGACAATTCAGCCTTTTCAAAAGATTCTCGCTATTGGGGTTTTGTGCCCAGGAAGAATATAGTGGGTAAAGTATTTCTGCGTTTTTGGCCTCTTTGGCGGGTAGGCTTGGTTAGGTGA
- a CDS encoding NYN domain-containing protein — translation MFYLLDGYNILRRMQDLYPGVVGESRESLAGFLSRYKPQGKNGAIVFFDGYGNMSNSYGKIEILFSKDISADEHILEFLKKNQKQKDYYLVTDDRDLGFKARNFDARVISVADFVGTIFKKKRKTREESGDKISPFSSQAYEINKELEDLWLKRKRNTG, via the coding sequence ATGTTCTATCTTTTAGATGGTTATAATATTTTAAGAAGAATGCAGGACCTGTACCCTGGTGTTGTAGGAGAGAGCAGAGAGTCTCTAGCTGGTTTTCTATCTCGCTATAAACCTCAGGGCAAGAATGGCGCCATTGTTTTTTTTGATGGTTATGGAAATATGTCTAATAGTTATGGTAAAATTGAAATCCTCTTTAGTAAGGATATTTCAGCTGATGAGCATATCCTTGAATTTCTAAAGAAGAATCAGAAGCAGAAAGATTATTATCTTGTAACTGATGATAGAGATCTGGGTTTTAAAGCCAGAAATTTTGATGCCAGAGTTATATCGGTTGCTGATTTTGTAGGAACTATCTTTAAGAAAAAGAGAAAGACAAGAGAAGAGAGCGGTGATAAGATCAGCCCGTTTTCATCTCAGGCTTATGAGATAAATAAAGAATTGGAGGATCTATGGTTGAAAAGAAAAAGAAACACTGGTTAA
- a CDS encoding ATP-dependent DNA helicase, with the protein MNIETIETKIAEGLNAQQKKAVQHGDGPLLIVAGAGTGKTLVLTRRIIDLISSKKAYPKDILALTFTEKATEEMEERVDILMPYGYTDMTISTFHAFGDRVLKENALELGLSPDLYVLSRAEQIIFFREHLFEFPLNYFRPLGDPTKYVESILALISRAKDEDLSPEEYLNYVDNLKRELKNNPDDKILSERIKKDEEVALSYQRYQEILQRESKIDFGDQVYLSLKLLREHPAILKEYQDRFKYILVDEFQDTNHSQFELLKLLVGDRGNITVCGDDDQSVYKFRGAALSNIMEFMDIYPNAEKIILKDNYRSNQKILDFAYRSISYNNPDRLEVKENLDKRLKAHLKEGDGVKYYNFDTLFDESDWVSGRIDKMVKEEGYSYKDFAILVRSNRDADPFIRSLNMRSIPLRFSGSEGLYSQEEIRFFISWLKFLTNPEDSLSLYYILSSKLYSFKIEVLSLMMSRAKLLSRSLYYLITHYKEDGIAEVFIDNETSREIGSFLEILNDFFRLSLNLNTGQLLFGILNQSGYLKILTAGGLEAESEIKNIARFFEIVRSTSRVLTNDDIYNFAPYLNALIEAGDDPSLPGPDYDTDSVNVLTIHKAKGLEFRVVFLVSLVSDRFPVRKRKEAIALADDLLRMKEHWLPEGDPHIQEERRLFYVGTTRARESLFLSSAHDYGTKRAKKVSVFVMEALDLPKQPGVSLKSSAWEVIQRSRAREFGKIEEPKSLRSDELLNLSHLQVDDYFTCPLKYKYIHILRVPVIQHHSVIYGKAIHDAIQIYLREKIKDRSVSLDLMLDVFKSSWISEGFLTREHEDMRFEEGQELLKRFYENEELSKSKPAYVEKEFVFLIDYNRISGRFDRVDIVDNEVSIVDYKTSKVDDYSKAQKKAKESLQLGIYALAYKKIFGCIPSSLELHFIDSGIVGRVSFREQDLKDVEEKISIASGGIRNRDFNPKPSYFACAYCVFKNICPFTLKGA; encoded by the coding sequence ATGAATATAGAAACGATTGAAACAAAGATTGCCGAGGGTCTCAATGCTCAGCAGAAGAAGGCTGTTCAACATGGAGATGGGCCGCTTCTGATCGTAGCAGGTGCCGGAACAGGCAAGACTCTGGTATTAACAAGAAGAATAATAGATCTCATCTCTTCTAAAAAAGCATACCCTAAGGATATTTTGGCACTGACTTTTACAGAGAAGGCTACTGAGGAGATGGAAGAGAGGGTGGATATTCTAATGCCCTATGGTTATACCGATATGACGATATCTACATTTCATGCTTTTGGAGACAGAGTCTTAAAAGAGAATGCTCTTGAGCTTGGATTGTCTCCTGATCTATATGTTTTATCCCGCGCTGAGCAGATTATATTTTTTAGAGAACATCTTTTTGAGTTCCCTCTGAATTATTTTAGACCTCTAGGTGATCCCACCAAGTATGTTGAATCTATCTTGGCTCTGATATCGCGCGCTAAAGACGAAGATCTATCCCCTGAAGAATATCTTAACTACGTTGATAATTTAAAAAGAGAGTTAAAAAATAATCCTGATGATAAGATTTTAAGTGAGAGAATCAAAAAAGATGAAGAGGTAGCGTTGTCCTACCAGAGATATCAGGAGATTTTACAGAGAGAGTCCAAGATTGATTTTGGTGACCAGGTTTACTTGTCTTTAAAGCTGCTTAGAGAGCATCCAGCTATTCTTAAAGAGTATCAGGATAGATTTAAATATATTCTCGTAGATGAGTTTCAGGATACAAACCATTCTCAATTTGAACTACTTAAGCTTTTGGTTGGCGATAGAGGCAATATTACTGTCTGTGGCGATGATGATCAATCAGTATATAAGTTTAGAGGGGCGGCCTTGAGCAATATTATGGAGTTCATGGATATATACCCAAATGCAGAGAAGATAATATTAAAAGATAATTATCGTTCCAACCAAAAGATACTCGATTTTGCTTATCGTTCCATATCTTACAATAATCCCGACAGGCTTGAAGTTAAGGAGAATTTAGATAAGAGGCTGAAGGCCCACCTTAAAGAAGGTGACGGGGTTAAATATTACAATTTCGATACTCTATTTGATGAATCTGATTGGGTCTCTGGAAGAATAGATAAAATGGTAAAAGAGGAGGGGTATTCCTATAAAGATTTTGCAATTTTAGTACGTTCCAATAGAGATGCAGACCCATTCATAAGATCGTTGAATATGAGGTCTATTCCGCTAAGGTTTTCCGGCAGCGAGGGTCTCTATTCTCAGGAGGAGATACGATTTTTTATCTCTTGGCTTAAATTTTTAACAAATCCAGAAGATAGTCTTAGCCTATATTATATTCTATCTTCCAAGCTTTATAGTTTTAAAATAGAGGTTCTATCTTTGATGATGAGCAGAGCAAAGCTTCTTAGCCGGTCTCTCTATTATTTGATTACCCATTATAAAGAAGACGGTATAGCAGAAGTTTTTATAGACAACGAGACTTCTAGAGAAATAGGCTCTTTCTTAGAGATTCTAAATGATTTCTTTCGCCTCTCTTTGAATCTGAATACAGGACAGCTTCTATTTGGAATTTTAAACCAGAGCGGCTATCTTAAAATTCTAACTGCAGGAGGTCTAGAGGCAGAGTCTGAGATAAAAAATATTGCCAGGTTTTTTGAGATAGTCAGAAGTACCTCCCGCGTTTTAACCAATGATGATATTTATAACTTTGCTCCTTATTTAAATGCTCTGATAGAGGCTGGAGACGATCCTTCTCTGCCTGGACCTGATTACGATACTGATTCTGTAAATGTTTTAACAATACATAAGGCTAAAGGATTAGAGTTTAGAGTAGTCTTTTTGGTTAGTCTTGTCTCGGATAGATTTCCAGTAAGAAAGAGAAAGGAGGCGATAGCCTTAGCTGATGATCTGCTAAGAATGAAGGAGCATTGGCTTCCCGAGGGCGATCCTCATATTCAAGAGGAGCGAAGGCTTTTTTATGTGGGGACGACAAGAGCTAGAGAGTCACTTTTTTTAAGCTCAGCCCATGATTATGGTACAAAGAGAGCAAAGAAAGTATCTGTATTTGTAATGGAAGCACTGGACTTACCTAAACAACCGGGGGTCTCTCTCAAGTCTTCAGCCTGGGAAGTTATTCAGCGTTCTAGGGCTCGAGAATTTGGAAAGATAGAAGAGCCTAAATCACTTAGGAGCGATGAGTTGCTGAACTTAAGCCATCTGCAGGTTGATGACTATTTTACCTGTCCGCTTAAATATAAATACATTCATATTCTTAGAGTCCCTGTTATTCAACACCATAGCGTTATCTATGGCAAAGCAATACACGATGCTATTCAGATATACCTTAGAGAAAAGATAAAGGATAGAAGCGTATCTTTGGATCTAATGCTGGATGTTTTTAAGAGTTCCTGGATATCTGAAGGTTTCTTAACGCGAGAGCATGAGGATATGAGATTTGAAGAGGGGCAAGAGTTATTAAAGAGGTTCTATGAGAACGAAGAGTTATCTAAGTCAAAGCCTGCTTATGTCGAAAAAGAGTTCGTGTTCTTAATCGATTACAATCGGATTTCAGGACGCTTTGATAGGGTGGATATAGTTGATAATGAGGTAAGCATAGTGGATTATAAGACTTCAAAAGTAGATGATTACAGTAAAGCTCAAAAGAAAGCAAAAGAGAGCTTGCAGCTTGGGATATACGCCTTGGCTTACAAGAAAATATTTGGCTGTATTCCTAGTTCTCTAGAGCTCCACTTTATAGATTCTGGAATTGTAGGCAGAGTTAGTTTTAGAGAACAGGATTTAAAAGATGTAGAAGAGAAGATATCTATTGCTTCTGGAGGGATCAGAAATAGAGATTTCAATCCCAAGCCAAGTTATTTTGCCTGTGCTTATTGTGTCTTTAAAAATATATGTCCTTTTACACTTAAGGGAGCCTAG
- the mgtE gene encoding magnesium transporter → MKKEHLITPGIQRLLNDKNYSAIRDIVAELLSPDIAELLQSLEHEEAVEIVKLISLDKFPEIFSYLDNDSQILILQDLTIGRLKNVLNEMPSDERADLFLRITPKLKKQLFSIMSEEERKDVEELIQYKENTAGALMTTEFAKISPEISIGEAIEILRKTALKRETIYYIYVTDEKDKLLGVFSLKDLIMAPAERAASEIMNTNFIKIQLNDDQEEVALLFKKYDLLALPVVDSLDNIHGIITVDDIVDVIEQEDTEDFHKMAAIETIPEAYLKTPFHIVAKKRIGWLLLLLITYSISTQLIKHYSFALESVIALAFFIPMLSGSAGNAGTQSATLIIRGLATGEINFKDIFKIMRREIFMGLTLGTILGALGFLRAYLMQGNPFLGLTVGYSLALVITIATFIGSILPLILHKAGIDPAISAGPFLTTILDITSILIYFQIAKVLLNLVQ, encoded by the coding sequence ATGAAAAAAGAACATCTAATAACCCCTGGAATACAAAGGCTTCTGAATGATAAAAACTACTCTGCTATAAGAGATATAGTGGCAGAGCTGCTCTCCCCAGACATCGCAGAACTATTGCAATCCTTAGAACACGAAGAAGCAGTAGAGATAGTTAAGCTAATATCATTAGACAAATTTCCGGAGATATTTAGTTATCTGGACAACGACAGTCAGATCCTTATCCTGCAGGATTTAACCATAGGCAGACTAAAAAATGTTCTTAATGAGATGCCGTCCGATGAAAGAGCAGATCTCTTCCTTAGAATTACACCTAAACTCAAAAAGCAGCTATTCTCTATTATGTCAGAGGAAGAGAGAAAAGATGTCGAAGAGTTAATCCAATACAAGGAGAACACTGCTGGAGCATTAATGACAACAGAGTTTGCCAAGATTAGCCCCGAAATAAGCATTGGAGAAGCAATTGAGATCCTAAGAAAAACAGCGCTAAAGAGAGAGACTATATACTACATATATGTAACTGATGAAAAAGACAAACTCCTGGGGGTTTTCTCTCTAAAAGACCTCATTATGGCACCGGCAGAGAGAGCAGCAAGCGAAATAATGAATACCAACTTTATAAAAATCCAGCTTAACGACGACCAAGAGGAAGTAGCATTACTATTTAAAAAATACGATCTACTGGCATTGCCGGTCGTTGATAGTTTGGACAACATTCACGGCATTATAACAGTCGACGATATAGTGGATGTTATCGAACAAGAAGATACAGAAGATTTCCATAAGATGGCAGCAATCGAAACAATACCTGAAGCCTACCTTAAAACACCATTCCATATTGTTGCAAAAAAGAGAATAGGATGGCTGCTCTTATTGTTGATAACGTACTCCATATCTACTCAACTTATAAAACACTACTCATTTGCCTTAGAATCAGTCATAGCCCTGGCATTCTTCATACCTATGCTCTCAGGCTCTGCCGGTAATGCCGGGACTCAATCAGCCACGCTTATTATAAGAGGATTGGCAACCGGAGAGATAAACTTTAAAGATATCTTTAAAATCATGAGACGGGAGATATTTATGGGTCTTACGCTGGGAACAATATTAGGAGCTTTGGGATTCTTAAGAGCATATCTCATGCAGGGCAACCCCTTCTTAGGGCTTACAGTAGGTTACTCTCTGGCTCTTGTTATAACGATTGCAACTTTCATAGGAAGCATCCTGCCTCTAATTCTTCATAAAGCAGGAATAGACCCCGCAATATCCGCAGGACCATTTCTAACCACCATACTAGATATAACATCAATATTGATATACTTTCAAATAGCAAAGGTTCTTTTGAACCTCGTTCAGTAG
- a CDS encoding DegT/DnrJ/EryC1/StrS family aminotransferase: protein MKIKFLDFEREYDLLGREVESLTSSIIKKGSFILGSELKEFEEQFASYCGVKYAVGVNSGTDALYLSLLSLGIKEGDEVIVPAFTYIATAMAVSYTGAKPIFCDIDEIDFNIDIEDIKRKLTPRTKAIIPVHLYGQPANMSAILDFASENNIRVVEDAAQAHGGAISVKGDLRKVGSLSDLGCFSFYPTKNLGCYGDGGIAVTGSDILYEKLLKLRDYGRESKYSHLMLGYNSRLDTLQAAVLSIKLKYLDQWNDRRRELGHYYNEALKGVTEVITPFEKDGLKHVYHVYVLRVKEREKLIEHLSSNGIPSIIHYPIPCHLQRVYKSSINSRGLAPVSERLSHEVLSLPLNPFLGEAEIDYIVSKIKDFY from the coding sequence ATGAAGATAAAATTTCTTGATTTTGAAAGAGAGTATGATTTATTAGGGAGAGAGGTGGAGAGCCTTACCTCGTCTATTATAAAAAAAGGTAGCTTTATCTTAGGCAGTGAACTTAAAGAGTTTGAAGAGCAGTTTGCTTCATACTGCGGTGTTAAATATGCTGTAGGTGTGAACTCCGGAACCGATGCGCTGTATCTGTCTTTGCTGTCTCTGGGCATCAAAGAGGGTGATGAGGTAATTGTCCCCGCCTTTACTTATATAGCTACCGCCATGGCGGTTTCTTATACTGGAGCAAAGCCCATATTTTGTGATATCGATGAGATTGATTTTAATATAGATATCGAGGATATAAAGAGAAAGCTTACCCCGCGTACAAAAGCTATTATACCGGTCCATCTCTACGGTCAGCCTGCTAATATGTCAGCAATATTAGATTTTGCTTCTGAAAACAATATCAGAGTGGTTGAAGATGCTGCTCAGGCTCATGGCGGAGCAATATCTGTTAAAGGAGATCTAAGGAAGGTTGGATCTCTTTCGGATTTAGGATGCTTCAGTTTTTATCCCACCAAAAATCTCGGCTGTTATGGAGATGGCGGTATAGCAGTTACAGGGAGCGATATTCTGTATGAGAAACTCTTAAAATTACGTGATTACGGAAGAGAGTCTAAATATAGTCATCTTATGCTTGGCTATAACTCTAGATTAGATACTCTCCAAGCAGCTGTATTGAGTATCAAGCTGAAATATTTGGATCAGTGGAACGATAGAAGAAGAGAGCTTGGTCATTACTACAATGAAGCCCTTAAAGGTGTTACTGAGGTAATTACCCCCTTTGAAAAGGACGGCCTAAAGCATGTTTATCACGTATATGTTCTTAGAGTTAAAGAGCGGGAGAAACTTATAGAGCATCTCTCTTCAAATGGTATTCCATCCATCATACATTATCCTATACCCTGTCATCTGCAGAGAGTCTATAAGAGTTCCATTAACTCTAGAGGCCTTGCTCCGGTATCAGAAAGATTGTCTCATGAGGTGCTTTCTCTTCCTCTAAATCCTTTCTTAGGAGAAGCCGAGATAGATTATATAGTTTCTAAGATAAAGGACTTCTACTGA
- a CDS encoding glycosyltransferase family 9 protein codes for MHILITNPFGIGDVLFSLPMVYALKEQYPNSRIDYLCNRRVADILKTQEDIGRVYVYEKDEWRAKFARSKLRAAKDFRGFLKAIKRERYDVAFDLSLSREFGFILWFLGIKLRVGYNYKNRGIFLNKNTVFEGFISKHVVQYHLQFLSTLGIGAKYPEKKLSVPVDYMERAKSRISSINKGGNLLVAVIPGGGASWGGDAYKKRWADERYSRLSHLIAGEKTTVLVMGDESDSLKFAAPENCKNIYNYMGQTKILELIALTSQVDLVITNDGGPLHIAAALGVPTISIFGPVPESVYGPYPANIKHRVITADLGCRPCYYKFKVSECNDYKCLNDISVDYLFDEFKKHVKLLGLQYEDKIS; via the coding sequence ATGCATATTTTAATAACGAATCCTTTTGGAATCGGCGATGTTTTGTTCAGCCTCCCTATGGTCTATGCTCTTAAGGAGCAGTATCCCAACAGCAGAATAGATTATCTCTGCAATAGGAGGGTAGCTGATATTCTAAAGACGCAAGAAGATATAGGAAGAGTATATGTGTATGAAAAAGATGAATGGCGTGCTAAGTTTGCACGGTCAAAGTTAAGAGCAGCTAAAGATTTTAGAGGTTTTCTTAAAGCGATAAAGAGGGAGAGGTACGATGTTGCTTTTGATCTCTCCTTATCTCGAGAGTTTGGTTTTATCCTTTGGTTTTTAGGAATAAAATTAAGAGTAGGTTACAATTATAAGAATAGAGGTATATTTTTAAACAAAAATACTGTATTTGAAGGTTTTATAAGTAAACATGTAGTTCAATATCACCTCCAGTTTCTATCTACCCTAGGTATAGGCGCTAAGTATCCAGAGAAAAAGCTTTCTGTTCCGGTTGACTATATGGAGCGAGCTAAGAGTAGAATTAGTAGTATTAACAAGGGAGGCAATCTTTTGGTAGCGGTTATTCCCGGAGGTGGAGCTAGCTGGGGCGGAGATGCTTATAAGAAACGTTGGGCGGATGAAAGATACTCCAGGCTTAGTCATTTAATAGCAGGAGAAAAAACGACTGTTTTAGTTATGGGCGATGAGAGCGATAGCCTGAAATTTGCTGCCCCCGAAAATTGTAAAAATATTTATAACTACATGGGCCAGACTAAGATACTTGAGCTTATAGCTCTTACCTCTCAAGTCGATCTGGTTATAACAAATGATGGCGGTCCACTGCATATTGCAGCGGCTTTAGGAGTTCCAACTATATCTATCTTTGGTCCAGTGCCAGAGAGTGTTTATGGCCCTTATCCTGCGAATATAAAGCATAGAGTGATAACGGCTGATTTAGGTTGCAGGCCTTGTTATTATAAGTTTAAAGTTTCTGAGTGCAATGATTATAAATGTTTAAATGATATAAGCGTAGATTATCTCTTTGATGAATTCAAAAAACATGTTAAATTATTAGGATTACAATATGAAGATAAAATTTCTTGA
- the gap gene encoding type I glyceraldehyde-3-phosphate dehydrogenase → MAVKVAINGFGRIGRLVFRAGLKSSEFEVVAINDLPVPVETLAHLLKYDSTFGELDYSVSTKDGSLVVDGKEIKILSYRDPAELPWADMGVDIVIESTGVFVDREGASKHIKAGAKKVIISAPAKGEDITVVLGVNESKYNPKEHNIISNASCTTNCVAPVAKVLHEAFGIKHGLMTTIHSYTNDQKILDFPHKDLRRARAAAVSMIPTTTGAAKATALVIPELKGKLDGMAIRVPTPNVSVVDLVVEVEKDVDKDSVNEILKKASEGDLKGILRYMDLPLVSKDFNGDSHSSILDAAMTMVIDKNLVKILSWYDNEWGYSSRVIDLIEYLIAQGL, encoded by the coding sequence ATGGCAGTTAAAGTAGCTATTAATGGTTTTGGAAGAATAGGAAGACTTGTCTTTAGGGCTGGACTTAAATCCAGTGAGTTTGAGGTTGTAGCAATCAATGATCTACCGGTACCTGTTGAGACGCTTGCCCATCTTTTAAAATATGATTCAACCTTTGGCGAGCTGGATTACAGTGTATCTACAAAGGACGGATCTCTGGTAGTTGACGGCAAAGAGATTAAGATATTGAGCTATAGAGATCCAGCAGAGCTGCCATGGGCAGATATGGGAGTAGATATAGTTATTGAATCAACTGGTGTTTTCGTAGATAGAGAGGGAGCTTCAAAACATATTAAGGCAGGAGCTAAGAAGGTGATTATATCAGCACCGGCAAAGGGTGAGGATATAACAGTTGTCTTAGGTGTGAATGAAAGTAAGTATAATCCTAAGGAGCATAATATAATATCCAATGCATCCTGTACTACTAATTGCGTTGCTCCTGTTGCCAAGGTGCTGCATGAGGCTTTTGGTATAAAGCACGGCTTAATGACAACAATCCATTCTTATACTAATGATCAGAAGATACTTGATTTTCCGCATAAGGATCTGCGTCGTGCCCGTGCAGCAGCAGTATCTATGATTCCTACTACAACTGGAGCCGCTAAGGCGACAGCCCTTGTAATTCCGGAGTTGAAAGGAAAACTTGATGGTATGGCTATAAGAGTTCCTACTCCTAATGTATCGGTTGTTGACCTTGTGGTTGAAGTTGAGAAAGATGTTGATAAAGATTCTGTCAATGAAATTTTAAAGAAGGCTTCTGAAGGTGATCTTAAAGGTATTTTAAGATATATGGACCTTCCTCTTGTATCTAAAGATTTTAACGGAGATAGTCATTCATCTATACTTGATGCTGCAATGACGATGGTAATAGACAAGAATCTTGTTAAGATCTTAAGCTGGTATGATAATGAATGGGGTTATTCTTCAAGAGTCATCGATCTTATTGAGTATTTAATTGCGCAGGGATTGTAA
- a CDS encoding DUF108 domain-containing protein has protein sequence MKVGIVGLGTIGSSVVEQAISDYSLSLDQVYIYDVEKSSVDLILNKYDWIKSLDSIEEVVCNSDFIIETASGSCVKDLMPLIVKYRKDILVMSTGGLLRVKELLSQARDRGVDVVIPHGAVAGLDAIEAIKDEGIDKIRLSSYKPIKALKGSPYIISNNIDLDNLSGQSVFKGSVSEATEGFPKSINVSATLLLLSGLDDIEVNIYISSDNDTITHIIEVESKISRLKIECRNYPSSSNPKTSALAICSAVTEAKRYIGRHLR, from the coding sequence ATGAAAGTTGGAATTGTAGGTCTAGGTACAATAGGGAGCTCTGTTGTAGAGCAGGCCATATCTGATTATAGCCTGTCTTTAGATCAGGTCTATATCTACGATGTTGAGAAAAGCAGTGTTGATTTAATTTTAAATAAGTATGATTGGATTAAGAGTTTAGATAGCATAGAAGAGGTTGTCTGCAATTCTGATTTTATAATAGAGACAGCTTCAGGTTCTTGTGTTAAAGATCTAATGCCTTTAATTGTTAAATATAGAAAAGATATTTTGGTCATGAGTACAGGAGGGCTTCTTAGGGTTAAAGAGCTGCTTTCTCAAGCAAGAGATAGAGGTGTAGATGTTGTAATACCTCATGGAGCTGTTGCAGGTTTAGACGCAATAGAGGCAATAAAAGATGAAGGCATAGATAAGATTAGGCTCTCTAGCTATAAACCTATTAAGGCTCTTAAAGGGTCGCCTTATATCATCAGCAATAATATTGATTTAGACAATTTATCTGGGCAATCTGTTTTTAAAGGCAGCGTTTCGGAGGCAACAGAGGGTTTTCCTAAAAGTATAAATGTCTCTGCTACACTCCTGCTCCTTTCTGGCTTAGATGATATAGAGGTTAACATCTATATCTCTAGTGATAATGATACTATAACCCATATAATCGAAGTTGAATCGAAGATATCTAGGCTAAAGATTGAATGCAGGAATTATCCCTCTAGCAGTAACCCTAAGACTTCAGCTTTAGCTATTTGCTCAGCTGTTACAGAAGCAAAGAGATATATAGGCAGGCATTTAAGATAA